The following are from one region of the Thiocapsa rosea genome:
- a CDS encoding phosphodiester glycosidase family protein — translation MLLWALLLPATSALAAEWTPAGEPERQDISADLAYAKRTAVRPSDGKRITAHLAFFTSRAFRLEVIDLGADPEPAYPTLEAAFRAVGCVAGVNGGFFHPDWQPSGLVISKGRRINRFETAKLLSGVIYNDDRGIHLVRRGRFQDHKGINALLQTGPYLVEDGRPVRGLSASDPRRRTFIATDWRGHWVIGASMSSLTLAELGAILASPDAMTPWRVDRAINLDGGSSTGFYFDRSAGQAPVTLHPWKRVRNLLGICTR, via the coding sequence TTGTTGCTCTGGGCGCTTCTGCTGCCTGCCACGAGCGCGCTCGCCGCGGAATGGACGCCCGCCGGGGAGCCGGAGCGTCAGGACATCAGCGCCGACCTCGCCTATGCCAAGCGCACCGCGGTGCGTCCGTCCGACGGCAAACGGATCACCGCACATCTCGCCTTCTTCACCTCGCGGGCATTCCGCCTGGAGGTGATCGATCTCGGGGCCGACCCCGAACCGGCTTACCCGACACTGGAGGCGGCCTTTCGCGCCGTGGGTTGCGTGGCCGGGGTCAACGGCGGATTCTTCCACCCGGATTGGCAGCCATCCGGGCTGGTGATCTCCAAAGGACGGCGGATCAACCGCTTCGAGACCGCGAAACTCCTGAGCGGCGTCATCTACAACGATGACCGCGGCATCCACCTCGTCCGGCGCGGCCGGTTCCAAGATCACAAGGGCATCAACGCCTTGTTGCAGACCGGACCCTATCTCGTGGAAGACGGACGCCCGGTGCGGGGCCTGTCCGCCTCCGATCCGCGGCGGCGTACCTTCATCGCCACGGATTGGCGCGGACACTGGGTCATCGGCGCGAGCATGAGCAGTCTCACCCTCGCCGAGCTCGGGGCAATCCTTGCCTCCCCGGACGCCATGACACCTTGGCGGGTCGATCGCGCCATCAACCTCGACGGCGGATCCTCGACGGGATTCTACTTCGACCGCAGCGCCGGCCAGGCTCCGGTGACCCTGCATCCCTGGAAACGTGTGAGGAACCTGCTCGGAATCTGCACGCGTTGA
- a CDS encoding RND transporter, whose protein sequence is MLSWTDRFPLYLFVVAALTLGLSPFFPEPHLWEKLKMLADGTLVKPIDIFDLLLHLTPWVLLILKLSRLLTRRRDADPR, encoded by the coding sequence ATGCTGAGCTGGACCGACCGCTTTCCGCTTTACCTCTTTGTTGTCGCCGCCTTGACCCTGGGTCTATCACCCTTCTTCCCGGAGCCGCATCTTTGGGAAAAGCTCAAGATGCTGGCCGACGGAACCCTGGTGAAGCCGATCGACATTTTCGACCTGCTGCTGCATTTAACCCCTTGGGTCCTGCTTATCCTGAAACTGTCGCGTCTCCTGACGCGGCGACGGGACGCGGATCCTCGCTAA
- a CDS encoding endonuclease, whose product MIALRDLGIGLIVICVVSFLPTTLTQSWPEPARRALEITRDIRTLLFDVVRETAVGLGSGFSSGDAGDAAPARPKAESAAGWWPLDLRVFGASAVSDRPRPGIAGSFDEARALLLDTVYEDRRRTFFCSCRYDPRGRVDLEGCGLGKLVGSRRAERVEAAHVVPVSQLGGSRRCWRDPAAFPVCMGEAGTRLARSACCERVDPDFAAAYKDLHNLVPAVGAITAARSDHAWGELSSGQRLGDCPIRFDPILRRVQPPEGVRGDIARTFFYMRDTYGVRLSRQDVQLFKGWNNADPPDAREIERNRRIRRVQGRGNHYVEDERRL is encoded by the coding sequence TTGATTGCGCTCCGGGATCTCGGGATCGGGCTGATCGTGATCTGCGTCGTCTCATTTCTGCCGACGACACTGACGCAAAGTTGGCCGGAACCTGCGCGGCGAGCGCTCGAGATCACACGCGACATTCGCACCCTGTTGTTCGACGTGGTGCGCGAGACGGCCGTCGGCTTGGGATCCGGGTTTTCGTCCGGCGATGCGGGTGACGCAGCACCGGCTCGTCCGAAGGCCGAATCTGCGGCTGGGTGGTGGCCGCTCGATCTGCGGGTGTTCGGTGCTTCGGCTGTGTCGGATCGTCCCCGGCCCGGGATTGCCGGCAGCTTCGACGAGGCCCGAGCGCTATTGCTCGACACCGTCTACGAGGATCGGCGGCGCACCTTCTTCTGCAGCTGTCGCTACGACCCTCGGGGTCGGGTCGACCTCGAAGGCTGCGGATTGGGCAAACTCGTCGGTAGCCGCCGGGCGGAGCGTGTCGAGGCGGCGCATGTCGTGCCGGTGTCGCAGCTCGGCGGGTCGCGACGCTGTTGGCGCGATCCGGCGGCGTTTCCCGTGTGTATGGGCGAGGCGGGGACGCGCCTCGCGAGGTCGGCCTGCTGCGAGCGGGTGGATCCCGACTTCGCCGCCGCCTATAAGGATCTGCACAATCTCGTCCCGGCGGTGGGCGCGATCACGGCCGCGCGCTCGGATCATGCCTGGGGTGAGCTGAGCTCCGGACAACGCCTGGGCGACTGTCCGATCCGTTTCGATCCCATTCTGCGTCGGGTCCAACCCCCGGAGGGCGTGCGCGGGGACATCGCCCGGACGTTCTTCTATATGCGCGACACCTACGGCGTTCGCCTCAGCCGGCAGGACGTGCAGCTCTTCAAAGGCTGGAACAACGCCGATCCGCCCGATGCGCGGGAGATCGAGCGCAATCGACGGATCAGGCGCGTGCAGGGTAGGGGAAACCACTATGTGGAAGACGAGCGGCGGTTGTGA
- a CDS encoding c-type cytochrome has protein sequence MPSQSVMIALLAAGAVGLGFMSRDRDHGPERATVPLTTPLPAIEGAPATSALPARVPSSGTPGPSASLDDQVNPGQYLSAAGDCAACHTRPDGKPFEGGLAIDTPFGTIYTPNITPSEDYGIGAFSDRDFLRALQHGISPSGSPYYPAFPYTSYTKVADEDLLAIKAYLMTVEPSSYQPPKTHLRWPFSIRDLMFGWQEVYFKAGRFQSDPNRSDDWNRGAYLVEGLGHCGECHTPRNLAGATEPSKAMTGAVIDGWYAPNLTDALDAGLGRWSVDELAAFLGTGIAKTAHDSDAIDAGDAPVTEALGPMAEVVHDSLSKLTEADLYAMAIYLIDLPAKTAPTHQPQVPPLLSQADFESGRDLYTTHCSACHQDHGQGLAPYFPALRGNPAVTIEEPNDVVKTLLLGAPADPSDAFSPYVVMPAFGSTLTDEQIATLASYIRAAWGNDAAPVQSAEVKALR, from the coding sequence ATGCCCTCCCAATCGGTGATGATCGCACTGCTCGCCGCAGGAGCGGTCGGTCTCGGATTCATGTCCCGCGATCGTGATCACGGGCCCGAGCGCGCGACGGTACCCCTGACTACCCCGCTCCCGGCGATCGAAGGTGCGCCCGCAACCTCGGCCTTACCCGCCCGGGTGCCTAGCTCGGGCACACCGGGACCCAGCGCATCCCTGGACGACCAAGTAAATCCGGGGCAGTACTTGTCGGCCGCCGGCGATTGCGCGGCCTGCCATACCCGACCGGATGGAAAGCCATTCGAGGGTGGCCTTGCTATCGACACGCCGTTCGGAACCATCTATACGCCGAACATCACGCCGTCGGAAGACTATGGTATCGGCGCCTTCAGCGACCGGGATTTCCTGCGGGCACTGCAGCACGGCATCTCGCCGAGCGGTTCGCCCTACTACCCCGCATTTCCCTATACCTCATACACCAAGGTCGCGGACGAGGATCTGCTGGCCATCAAGGCGTATCTGATGACCGTGGAGCCGTCGAGCTACCAGCCACCCAAAACCCACTTGCGCTGGCCCTTCTCGATTCGGGACCTGATGTTCGGTTGGCAGGAAGTCTATTTCAAAGCAGGGCGGTTCCAATCGGACCCGAATCGCAGCGACGACTGGAACCGGGGGGCCTATCTCGTCGAAGGTCTGGGACACTGCGGGGAGTGCCACACCCCGCGCAACCTCGCCGGCGCAACCGAACCGTCCAAAGCCATGACGGGCGCCGTCATCGACGGCTGGTACGCCCCCAATCTGACCGACGCTCTGGACGCTGGGCTCGGACGCTGGAGCGTCGATGAGCTCGCAGCATTTCTCGGCACCGGGATTGCCAAGACCGCCCACGATTCGGACGCGATCGACGCCGGTGACGCACCCGTGACCGAGGCGCTGGGCCCGATGGCCGAAGTGGTGCATGACAGCCTATCCAAGCTCACTGAAGCAGACCTCTACGCGATGGCGATCTATCTCATTGACTTGCCCGCAAAGACCGCACCGACCCATCAACCGCAGGTGCCGCCGCTGCTGAGCCAAGCGGATTTCGAGAGCGGCCGAGATCTCTACACGACCCACTGCAGTGCGTGCCATCAGGACCACGGGCAGGGCCTCGCACCCTACTTTCCGGCACTGCGCGGCAATCCCGCCGTGACGATCGAGGAGCCCAACGACGTCGTCAAGACCCTCTTGCTCGGAGCACCAGCCGACCCGTCCGATGCCTTCTCGCCGTATGTCGTAATGCCCGCCTTCGGATCGACCCTGACAGACGAACAGATCGCGACTCTGGCAAGTTACATTCGTGCGGCCTGGGGCAATGACGCTGCGCCCGTGCAGAGCGCCGAGGTCAAGGCTTTGCGTTGA
- the cmoB gene encoding tRNA 5-methoxyuridine(34)/uridine 5-oxyacetic acid(34) synthase CmoB produces the protein MDLTPFEPFLDRLSQTGLGAWRDALAEGTARRLGGRAHGDLPTWEAALARLPDLPNGRPRLDRPCVGIEGARPLDADLERSLTEVLMALHPWRKGPFCIQGVHIDTEWRSDLKWERVAGAIAPLADRLVLDVGCGNGYHGWRMLGAGARLVLGIDPTLLFVLQWLAINRYLVRDDLAVLPLGIEDLRGDLTGFDTVFSMGVLYHRRSPIDHLMDLYRLLRPGGELVLETLVLEGEGERLLVPPGRYAAMRNVWFIPSVDALAIWFGRCGFTGIRVIDVTRTGPEEQRSTDWMRFQSLHDHLDPADSSRTVEGHPAPVRAVLIANRPEPSP, from the coding sequence ATGGACCTGACGCCCTTCGAACCCTTCCTCGATCGGCTCTCGCAGACCGGTTTGGGCGCCTGGCGCGATGCGCTGGCCGAAGGCACCGCGCGCCGGCTGGGTGGACGGGCACATGGGGATCTGCCGACATGGGAAGCGGCGTTGGCGCGGCTGCCGGACCTACCGAACGGTCGGCCCCGCCTGGACCGTCCCTGTGTCGGAATCGAAGGTGCCCGGCCGCTCGACGCCGATCTCGAGCGGTCTCTGACCGAGGTGCTGATGGCCTTGCACCCCTGGCGAAAAGGTCCGTTCTGTATTCAGGGCGTGCATATCGACACCGAGTGGCGCTCGGATCTCAAATGGGAGCGCGTGGCCGGAGCCATCGCGCCGCTCGCCGATCGGCTTGTGCTCGACGTGGGATGCGGCAACGGCTATCACGGCTGGCGGATGCTCGGGGCCGGCGCCCGGCTCGTTCTGGGGATCGATCCGACGCTGTTGTTTGTGCTGCAGTGGTTGGCGATCAACCGCTATTTGGTGCGCGACGATCTCGCGGTTCTACCGCTCGGCATCGAGGACCTGCGGGGCGATCTGACCGGCTTCGATACGGTCTTCTCGATGGGCGTGCTCTACCACCGGCGCTCCCCGATCGACCATCTGATGGACCTGTATCGACTGCTGCGCCCCGGCGGCGAGCTGGTCCTGGAAACACTGGTCCTGGAAGGCGAGGGCGAGCGCCTGCTGGTCCCGCCGGGACGCTATGCCGCCATGCGCAATGTCTGGTTTATTCCGAGCGTGGATGCGCTCGCGATCTGGTTCGGTCGCTGCGGATTCACCGGGATTCGGGTGATCGACGTGACCCGCACCGGCCCGGAAGAACAACGCTCGACCGATTGGATGCGCTTCCAGTCGTTGCACGATCATCTGGATCCGGCCGATTCGAGCCGCACTGTCGAGGGACACCCGGCGCCCGTGCGCGCCGTCCTGATCGCGAACCGACCGGAGCCCAGCCCATGA
- a CDS encoding cytochrome d ubiquinol oxidase subunit II: MLLDGFDLGGGVLFALNRNEAHRRQMMGAIAPVWDGNETWLVIIGTVLFGAFPVVYAIFLSAFYPARCRCRHRIPDEPILPCTSDRPEATSASPPADPLRSWDVDSRKSP; encoded by the coding sequence GTGCTGCTTGACGGCTTCGACCTCGGGGGCGGCGTCCTCTTCGCGCTCAACCGCAACGAGGCGCACCGCCGGCAGATGATGGGCGCGATCGCTCCGGTCTGGGACGGCAACGAGACCTGGCTGGTCATCATCGGCACCGTCCTCTTCGGCGCCTTTCCGGTGGTCTATGCGATCTTCCTGTCCGCCTTCTATCCTGCTCGTTGTCGTTGTCGTCATCGGATTCCGGACGAACCGATCCTTCCTTGCACATCCGATCGGCCGGAAGCAACGTCGGCATCACCGCCGGCCGATCCTCTGCGCAGTTGGGATGTCGATTCCCGGAAATCGCCTTAA
- a CDS encoding DUF2076 domain-containing protein: MDPNEQSMIGDLFAKLKQAEQQAGPRDPAAEQEIAAAVSRQPAAPYYMSQVILVQEQTVQAQNQRIQELERQLAERPAAGGGFLGGLFGGGAVPGASAARPAATRTPAMTPGSTPGTAPGMGFGKSTAPAAPSRGWSQPTQPAGGGFMASALTTAAGVAGGIMMANALTGLFGGNEAEASETPAEPEEAPFESEETFLDDGGDFESFEEF, translated from the coding sequence GTGGATCCCAATGAGCAGAGCATGATCGGCGACCTCTTCGCCAAGCTGAAGCAGGCCGAGCAACAGGCCGGCCCGCGCGACCCGGCTGCGGAGCAGGAGATCGCCGCTGCCGTGAGCCGCCAGCCGGCCGCTCCTTACTACATGTCTCAGGTCATCTTGGTTCAAGAGCAGACGGTGCAGGCGCAGAACCAACGGATTCAGGAGTTGGAGAGGCAGCTTGCCGAGCGTCCTGCCGCGGGTGGTGGCTTCCTCGGCGGTCTGTTCGGGGGCGGGGCGGTTCCGGGTGCAAGCGCTGCGCGGCCCGCGGCCACGCGCACGCCGGCCATGACTCCGGGCAGCACGCCGGGCACGGCCCCCGGCATGGGATTCGGCAAATCAACGGCCCCCGCAGCACCGAGTCGAGGGTGGTCGCAGCCGACACAGCCCGCCGGGGGCGGTTTCATGGCATCGGCCCTGACGACCGCCGCCGGTGTCGCGGGCGGCATCATGATGGCCAATGCCTTGACCGGCCTGTTCGGCGGCAACGAGGCCGAGGCGTCGGAGACACCGGCGGAGCCCGAGGAGGCGCCGTTCGAATCCGAAGAGACCTTCCTGGACGATGGCGGCGACTTCGAGTCCTTCGAGGAGTTCTGA
- a CDS encoding putative molybdenum carrier protein codes for MTGFVDKLKLKEKAEEDLYFARRDAELLAARRSVEGGDMPVPEAGIRVVSGGQTGVDRAALDAAIALGLPIGGWCPRGRRGEDGSIPERYALRETPSADYAERTEWNVRDSDATLILHRGPLSGGTRLTADLARRLGKPLLARDLAAPIDVRAITDWLVANHVRVLNCAGPRESGAPGIGEESQRLFAAVFRVWPRLSEDPRPVAASGDATVSG; via the coding sequence ATGACCGGATTCGTCGATAAGCTCAAACTCAAGGAAAAGGCGGAGGAGGATCTCTACTTCGCCCGGCGGGACGCGGAACTCCTGGCGGCACGCAGGTCCGTCGAGGGGGGTGATATGCCGGTGCCCGAGGCGGGCATTCGGGTGGTCTCGGGAGGTCAGACCGGGGTCGATCGCGCGGCGCTGGATGCCGCCATCGCACTGGGTTTGCCGATCGGCGGCTGGTGCCCGCGCGGGCGTCGCGGCGAGGACGGTTCCATCCCGGAGCGCTATGCCCTTCGCGAGACCCCGAGCGCAGACTACGCGGAACGTACCGAGTGGAACGTCCGCGACAGCGACGCGACCCTGATCCTGCATCGCGGCCCCCTGAGCGGCGGCACGCGTCTGACCGCGGACCTGGCGCGCCGGCTCGGCAAACCCCTGCTGGCGCGCGACCTCGCGGCGCCGATCGATGTTCGGGCGATCACCGACTGGCTGGTCGCGAACCACGTCCGGGTCCTCAACTGCGCCGGGCCCCGCGAATCCGGCGCGCCGGGGATCGGCGAGGAGTCGCAGCGGCTCTTCGCGGCGGTCTTTCGCGTTTGGCCTCGGCTTAGCGAGGATCCGCGTCCCGTCGCCGCGTCAGGAGACGCGACAGTTTCAGGATAA
- a CDS encoding antibiotic biosynthesis monooxygenase family protein — translation MNRFHINRGFEADFERLWRERQSRLAQVPGFVTFRLLKGPDDGETTLYASHTTWASRGHFDAWRESEAFHKAHAQAKAPQGTYAGHPVLELFDVVLEESAPGS, via the coding sequence ATGAATCGCTTTCACATCAACCGGGGTTTCGAGGCCGATTTCGAGCGCCTCTGGCGGGAGCGTCAATCCCGGCTCGCGCAGGTACCGGGCTTCGTGACCTTTCGGCTCCTCAAGGGGCCTGACGACGGGGAGACCACGCTATACGCCTCCCACACGACCTGGGCATCGCGCGGCCACTTCGATGCTTGGCGCGAGTCCGAGGCGTTCCACAAGGCCCATGCGCAGGCAAAGGCGCCTCAGGGAACCTATGCGGGCCATCCTGTACTGGAGCTGTTCGACGTGGTGCTGGAGGAGTCGGCCCCGGGGAGCTGA
- the cmoA gene encoding carboxy-S-adenosyl-L-methionine synthase CmoA, whose translation MNEPDDLFDQPSAPVKPFEFDADVARVFPDMVRRSVPGYAELVGLTGLIARRVVQPGTRCYDLGCSMGAVTRELLLQTPADVSVIAVDASEAMIEGMGARLAGVPGIDRLVPLCADLEAVEIGGAGLIVLNLTLQFIPPERRDALMARLRAGLVPGGMLVLAEKVEIPDAQGGRLMRTLHEDFKRANGYSELAISRKRAALERVLVPETVETHERRLRDAGFAGSVRWFQNLNFVAWVAWT comes from the coding sequence ATGAACGAGCCCGATGACCTTTTCGACCAACCGAGCGCGCCGGTCAAGCCGTTCGAGTTCGATGCCGATGTCGCCCGGGTCTTCCCGGATATGGTGCGTCGTTCGGTTCCGGGATATGCCGAGCTGGTGGGCCTCACCGGACTCATCGCACGGCGCGTGGTGCAGCCGGGAACGCGCTGTTACGACTTGGGGTGCTCCATGGGGGCGGTCACCCGCGAGCTGCTGCTGCAGACCCCGGCGGATGTGTCCGTGATCGCCGTCGATGCCTCGGAGGCGATGATCGAGGGCATGGGTGCGCGGCTTGCCGGTGTTCCAGGGATCGACCGACTCGTGCCGCTCTGTGCCGATCTGGAAGCCGTCGAGATCGGCGGTGCCGGATTGATCGTCTTGAATCTGACGCTCCAGTTCATCCCGCCCGAGCGGCGCGACGCGCTTATGGCTCGTCTGCGTGCCGGTCTGGTCCCGGGCGGCATGCTGGTGCTGGCCGAGAAGGTCGAGATCCCGGATGCGCAGGGCGGACGCCTGATGCGCACCCTCCACGAGGACTTCAAGCGTGCGAACGGCTACAGTGAGCTTGCGATCAGCCGCAAGCGAGCCGCGCTCGAGCGCGTACTCGTCCCGGAAACCGTTGAAACCCATGAGCGGCGTCTCCGGGATGCCGGTTTCGCCGGCTCCGTGCGCTGGTTTCAGAATCTCAACTTCGTGGCCTGGGTCGCATGGACCTGA
- the ppk1 gene encoding polyphosphate kinase 1 — MMNKNEIQQAIDEDSDFVQDVDPAPGVAPSIPDEIDLGDPSLYLNRELTWLAFNRRVLNEANDSRTPLLERVKFLAIVSNNLDEFFMKRIGGLKQQIAAGVHTPSVDGRTPSQQLKECQAAVREFQTEMQRIYSILISELAQHDIRIVLHDDLPSDARERLRDYFRANIFPMLTPLAMDPAHPFPFISNLTLNLLVTLRFPGGSEVYMARVKVPVSKDVSRRLIAIDGTTTFVTLEDLMVKNLDMLFPGMEIDSCALFRITRNAIVEPDAEAANDLLEMIETELRERHFAPIVRLEVQPGMERIHRGMLAAELGLNEDEDVFEVEGMMALRDLFEVAGIEKPELHDKTHRAVDHPLLANDRRNIFHIIRENGPLLLQHPYQAFSTSVERFLRTAAEDPKVLAIKMTLYRTSAGPILDSLMQAARNGKQVAVLVELKARFDEAANIVWARRLEAEGIHVNYGVMGLKTHSKLIFVVRRDYSQLRRYYHIGTGNYHSGTAKLYTDLGMLGCDEDIGQDLTELFNYLTGYSPPPSYRKILAAPYTLKRGIIEKINREIEHHKRDGGGLIQMKMNALEDAEITRALYKASRAGVKVDLIIRDTCRYRPGLPGISETGRVVSIVGRFLEHARIIYFKNGGAEEYYIGSADMMGRNLDSRVEVHAPVENPELRQELRLILDVQFADTRSAWDMDSDGNYTQRIPEDENAKGAQETLIGVAEKRLAAAAKHKEKKVRSKLLSHFQWRLREKNLK, encoded by the coding sequence ATGATGAATAAAAACGAGATCCAACAAGCCATCGACGAGGATTCCGATTTCGTGCAGGACGTCGACCCGGCCCCGGGTGTTGCCCCGAGCATCCCGGACGAGATCGACTTAGGCGACCCGTCACTCTATCTGAATCGCGAGCTGACCTGGCTCGCGTTCAACCGTCGCGTCCTCAACGAGGCGAACGACAGCCGCACCCCGTTGCTCGAGCGGGTGAAGTTCCTGGCGATCGTCAGCAACAACCTCGATGAGTTCTTCATGAAACGCATCGGCGGGCTCAAGCAGCAGATCGCCGCCGGCGTGCATACCCCGAGCGTGGACGGCCGAACACCCTCGCAGCAGCTCAAGGAATGCCAGGCCGCGGTCCGCGAGTTTCAGACCGAGATGCAGCGAATCTACTCGATTCTGATCTCCGAACTCGCGCAACACGACATCCGCATCGTCCTGCATGACGATCTGCCGTCCGATGCACGCGAGCGGCTGCGCGACTATTTCCGCGCCAACATCTTTCCGATGCTCACCCCGTTGGCGATGGATCCGGCGCATCCCTTCCCCTTCATCTCCAATCTGACGCTGAACCTGCTCGTCACCCTGCGTTTCCCAGGCGGCAGCGAGGTCTATATGGCCCGTGTGAAGGTGCCGGTGAGCAAGGACGTCTCGCGGCGTCTGATCGCCATCGACGGCACCACCACCTTCGTCACCCTCGAAGACCTGATGGTGAAGAACCTCGACATGCTCTTCCCGGGCATGGAGATCGACTCCTGTGCCCTCTTCCGGATCACCCGCAACGCCATCGTCGAGCCGGATGCCGAGGCGGCGAACGATCTGCTGGAGATGATCGAAACCGAGCTGCGCGAGCGCCACTTCGCGCCCATCGTCCGTCTGGAGGTGCAGCCCGGCATGGAACGGATCCATCGCGGCATGCTCGCCGCGGAGCTGGGTCTGAACGAGGACGAGGACGTCTTCGAGGTCGAGGGCATGATGGCCCTGCGCGACCTCTTCGAGGTCGCCGGGATCGAGAAGCCCGAGCTGCACGACAAGACCCATCGCGCGGTCGACCATCCGCTCCTGGCCAATGATCGACGCAACATCTTCCACATCATCCGCGAGAACGGGCCGCTCCTGCTCCAGCACCCTTATCAGGCATTCAGCACCTCGGTCGAGCGTTTTCTGCGCACCGCAGCGGAAGACCCCAAGGTGCTCGCCATCAAGATGACGCTCTATCGCACCTCGGCCGGCCCGATCCTCGATTCGCTCATGCAGGCCGCACGCAACGGCAAACAGGTCGCGGTGCTGGTCGAGCTCAAGGCGCGCTTCGACGAGGCCGCCAACATCGTCTGGGCACGGCGTCTTGAGGCCGAAGGCATCCACGTCAACTACGGCGTGATGGGCCTCAAAACCCACAGCAAGCTCATCTTCGTCGTGCGGCGCGACTACTCGCAACTGCGCCGTTACTACCACATCGGCACCGGCAACTATCACTCCGGCACGGCCAAGCTTTATACGGATCTGGGCATGCTCGGCTGCGACGAGGATATCGGCCAGGACCTCACCGAGCTTTTTAATTATCTCACCGGCTATTCCCCGCCCCCGAGCTATCGCAAGATCCTCGCCGCGCCCTATACGCTCAAGCGCGGGATCATCGAGAAGATCAACCGCGAGATCGAGCATCACAAGCGTGACGGCGGCGGACTCATCCAGATGAAGATGAACGCGCTGGAAGACGCCGAGATCACGCGCGCGCTCTACAAGGCCAGCCGCGCCGGCGTGAAGGTCGACCTCATCATCCGCGACACCTGCCGCTACCGACCCGGACTGCCCGGGATCAGCGAGACCGGGCGCGTCGTCAGCATCGTCGGACGCTTCCTCGAGCACGCACGCATCATCTATTTCAAGAACGGCGGCGCCGAAGAGTACTACATCGGCTCGGCCGACATGATGGGCCGTAACCTCGACAGCCGCGTCGAGGTCCACGCGCCGGTCGAGAACCCCGAGCTACGCCAAGAGTTGCGCCTCATCCTGGACGTGCAGTTCGCCGACACCCGTTCCGCCTGGGACATGGATTCGGACGGCAACTACACCCAACGCATCCCGGAAGACGAAAACGCCAAGGGTGCTCAGGAGACCCTGATCGGTGTCGCCGAGAAGCGTCTCGCCGCGGCGGCCAAGCACAAGGAAAAGAAGGTGCGCTCCAAGCTTCTGAGCCATTTCCAGTGGCGGTTGCGGGAGAAGAATCTCAAATAA
- a CDS encoding lysozyme inhibitor LprI family protein — translation MTIRRFGQLPTALVCALLGTLFSALADAACLDIDAASSPCRYPAGDAWCARNDGVNLYAYLDGCVDEGQLTQSETPARARVRSAPGDPVAVWDCAKARTPVERLICANPDIRAQDARMGVLYTELQALGLSPERMQKAWLRNERAACGDADCLRALYSERLRYFESLVRPSDAARETVQVASEPDPVASIAGAPTPETEVDPNPELPLAGEPASTDAWATSPEATALTDDFVAFLPELPQPELPSAFSGYDPAVGGVPVSSNGDPGHPDHRSSPSWMGAGLLVWGAAALILASALFAWLRRSRIRSAVVVSRDRIAMLIRGLRTVSAGRLAQMRRRRAPVRVRTPRPASARVAEEASRPADCRLPEEILARLHALARPREPLSSVVARAVAALETASDPSRETGVVSRMEALEARLADLEGRRSTPKHP, via the coding sequence ATGACGATTCGACGTTTCGGACAGCTCCCAACCGCGCTTGTCTGTGCCCTGTTGGGTACCCTATTCAGTGCCCTGGCAGATGCGGCCTGTCTGGATATCGACGCCGCATCCAGTCCCTGTCGATATCCGGCGGGTGATGCCTGGTGCGCCCGCAACGATGGCGTCAATCTTTACGCCTACTTGGACGGTTGCGTCGACGAAGGTCAGCTGACGCAATCGGAAACACCTGCACGCGCGCGGGTCAGGTCCGCCCCGGGGGATCCCGTTGCCGTCTGGGACTGCGCCAAGGCCAGAACCCCCGTGGAGCGCTTGATCTGCGCCAACCCCGATATTCGAGCCCAGGACGCGAGAATGGGCGTCCTCTACACCGAGTTGCAGGCACTCGGCCTATCACCCGAGCGGATGCAGAAAGCCTGGCTCAGAAACGAGCGCGCCGCCTGCGGTGACGCGGACTGTCTGCGCGCACTCTATTCCGAACGCCTGCGCTACTTCGAATCGCTTGTGCGGCCGAGTGATGCTGCGCGCGAGACGGTCCAGGTCGCGTCCGAACCGGATCCCGTTGCGTCGATCGCCGGTGCGCCAACGCCCGAGACCGAGGTCGATCCGAATCCGGAACTGCCGCTCGCAGGCGAGCCGGCATCGACAGACGCGTGGGCAACGAGCCCCGAAGCGACAGCGCTGACGGATGACTTCGTGGCCTTCCTCCCCGAGCTGCCGCAACCGGAGTTACCCTCCGCATTCTCGGGGTACGACCCGGCGGTCGGGGGTGTGCCCGTCTCCTCAAACGGTGATCCGGGCCACCCCGACCATCGGTCGTCGCCCTCATGGATGGGCGCCGGACTTCTCGTGTGGGGCGCAGCCGCGCTGATCCTGGCGAGCGCTCTGTTCGCTTGGCTGAGACGCTCCCGGATCCGCAGCGCCGTTGTTGTCTCCCGCGATCGCATCGCCATGCTGATCCGGGGTTTGCGGACGGTGTCGGCGGGCAGGCTCGCGCAGATGCGGCGACGCCGTGCCCCCGTCCGGGTCCGCACCCCGCGTCCCGCTTCCGCGAGGGTCGCGGAGGAGGCATCGCGCCCGGCTGATTGTCGTCTGCCGGAGGAGATCCTCGCGCGCTTGCACGCGCTGGCACGGCCCCGGGAACCGCTGTCGTCCGTTGTCGCACGCGCGGTTGCCGCGCTGGAAACCGCCTCGGATCCGTCTCGGGAGACGGGCGTCGTCTCACGCATGGAGGCACTGGAGGCCCGTTTGGCAGACTTGGAAGGCCGTCGTTCGACGCCGAAACACCCCTGA